TggctctgccacagcaggggATTATCAGTGTCTGGGAAGAAGCTGGGCTCCAtaaaggcagggagggggctGCTTTTGGGGAGCCTGCTAGTTGCATCCTTCATGGAAGGGGGTAAGGACATCTGTGAGAGCACTGAAGTAAGGACAGAAATTCTCCCTTGTTCATCCCCAGCGAATGCCCCAGGGGGaggtgaagcagcagctggggtaGGGTGGATGATGGGTGCCATGCTGGGCTGCCCCTCTCCCAGTGCCATAAGGAGGAGTCCCCACCTTCACTGACACCCAGCAGCACGTCAGGATCAGGTTGTGCTCCTCTGACAGCAGGACTGAGtcaccctcctcttcctcttgccCCTGGGCCTTCCCCAGCATGATGAGGGAGCCAATGGCATTCCCCATCTCTGCAAATgatggggcagcagctgcaaaaggaaaagccagGTCTGAGCAGGGTGGTGTAGGGCAGTGGGAGGGGGATGCTGCAGGGGTTTGGAAGGACCTGCTGTCCCCTGTCAGAATGCACACAAATGGCAatggctcctgccctgccatgTGCCCCACTCAGGAATGCAGGTGCATTTTTCCCCCTGCTCTTTCCAAGGCCTGTAAGGACTCTGCCAGCCCCTCCTTTCCCAACTGTTTTCATCTGGCAGGTGCCTCACTGCTTCTGGAAGGCTTTTGCCTCTAGTGCTCCTGTTCTCCCATGGAGTTGAGAAAGGGACCCAAAGCCAGGCCCAGCCCCACCATGGTCCCCTGCTAGAGGAACTGAGCCCAAAGCAAGTGCATTCCCCTGGGGCTGGAGAGCTGCTAGGCCAGGAATGACTGTGATGGAGTTGTCAGTGGTCCccagggatggatcccaggGCTGGTTCTGCCCCCATGGGGACACACTCACCTTGCTCATCAGCACCGGGGCCttgctggctctgcagagcccccAGGAGGAGGGAGGTGATGTCTCTCACTGTGGTCACGAGGCAGGTGAggagctcctgccagctctgcaccagctctgctgcctgcatggAGACGGCCacctctggcacctggagcaggcACCTGCGCAGGGCTGCGATGGTTCCTGCAGAACACCCACCTCTGCTCACTGTGGtgtcagcacagccctggctctcCTGCCTGAGCCCGCGGCTGACGTGGCTCAGGGACAGGGGAGTGAACAGGGCCCTGGGTGAGAGGTGTGCAAGGCAGGGGCAGTGCCAAAACAGGGAAACCAAGGCAAGGATGTGGCACCAGCAATGAGTTGTGGTCTGAGTCCTGCCATGGTTCTGGCCTGCTCCAggtcccaggcagctgctgcaggagctgctccctgccctgcccagctggggtCATACCGTGCATCGGTGCGGTGGCTGCTGCCCGCAGCAGGTCCTGGCATGCCACCTTGTACTGGGCTTGCAGCATGTGGAGAAGGTGCTGGGTGAAGCACAGCCCTCGGCTAGACAGTGTCAGGGCTGCCTCAGCCTCCAGGGACAGGCTCTTCATGGTGCCACTGTCTGACCTGGGGCAACAGGCAGATCCTACTGTGAGTACCAGGGAATTTCCTGCCCATCTTGTGCTatgcagctccttcctcccccgGTGCAGACTCCTGCACCTCACCCCTCCCCAGTTACTGCAAACCCCATCCATGACCACAGACTGGTGAAGCACCAGTGCTGCCAACACACTCTTGGAGGTCCTGTGCcgccacagagagaaagaggggCATGCCAGGAGCTCATACTTCTGCAGGATGGTCTTcatcagcacagctccagcttcaGCCTCCTGCACTCGGGGGCTACCCAGGGTGTCCTGGGCCAGCTGGAAGAGAGCCAGGGCAATGGGCTCAGGGAATGTGGCAGGGAAGTAGCGGACAAGCAGCTCTGAGGCCAAGTCTCTGATCTGCCAGGACAGAGAAGACATGGGGAAAAGTGGGACACAGGAGAATGGGAATCGTGGTGGGCTTCTCCTCTGAGCCTGCTTGAGGCCAAGGCAGGCATCTCTATCACCTCCCCTTGGCTTTACAAGGCTCACCTCGTTAGTGctgtcctgcaggcagctcagcagtgccaaCAAATTGGGCTGGGAGAAGAAGTCCCAGCAGCCGCTCTGCCTGGCATAGCTCAGCAGTGTGGCCATGGTCCCTgtgatggggacatggggcagtgggatgggattggCTGGGAGTATCCCCACAGCTGTAGGTGATACTCCAGGTAGCTTGTCTGTACTCACGTGGGGGCTGGCCTTTCTTCCTGTTGGGGCTCCAGGTGTCTGTGCAGGTCTCCAAAACAGcagccaggaggagcagagccgTCTTCTTCCTCTGGTAGTTGGAGCCTGGGCTGAGTGAGGtgatgctgagctgcagcagccattcCACAAAGCctgtgggcagagagcacagcagcaaGGGATGCCGAGAACATGTGAAtctcccagggctgtggtgaAGCGCTCAGCGGCCTCCTCACCTACTGCCTGGGCGAGCTGCTCAGCTCCCTCGCCTGGCCCGGAGCGTCGTGGCGGCTTCCCCCGCAGCTGGGCCAGCGAGCTGTCCCGCAGCCGGACCAGCGCCTTCCTCAccgctgcctgcagcagctgccggaACGAGGAGGAGTCGCAGTTGAGGTTGAGGGGCAGGAACTCCCGCAGCAGCTGCACCTCGGTGCCCGAGAGGGGCTGGTTGGTgttggggctgcagcagagcagaccCAGCGCTGCCAGCCGAACGCCTTCCTCACGGGTGCCCAGGCAGCGGGAGAGCCGCTCCAGCGCCTCCTCCCCCAGCGGCAGGGCCCCTGCCACACTCTTCTGCGCCTTCAGCACTGACACCCAAGCCCGGAGTGACATCGTGTCCTGGCCACCAAACTGAGaggccagcagtgcctgggtgGCCGGGAGCTGCCGCAGGGTCCATGTGAGGAGGTGGTTGGCAGTGTTGCTCTGCAGAATGGGCAAGGGAGAACAGAGGgcctgggagagcagggggagCCAGCACAGTgcccactgctctgccagggccaccTCTGTGCCCCGCTGCCCATCCCGCCACTCGCTGCACTGCTGCCGCACCAGGACCTTGTAGACCTCGGCAGCAGCGGGACACAGGTGGTTGGTGGAGAGGCAGCTCAGGAGATGCTGTGGCAGGTCTGGGTAGGCATCCAGCACCTGGGAGAAAGGCAGGTGACCCTCATCTCCTTGTCGGGCTGAAAGCTGCACTTGGGGGAAAGACAGATGGGTACAGGCCACACTGCAGTCACCCCTGGCACTGAGCATCTCTGGTACCTCAAAGCTGCTTTTGGCAAGCTTTTGGTGGGCACTGACAGGCAAAGCTTCCCTTCCCACTGGCACTCCCCAGGGATGCACTGCTGTAGCTCACTACCCCAGGGATGCTAAAATAGCCTCTCTGGGTGGGAAGGCTCCCTGCCCACACAGCTGAGTTTGGTAGAAGGTGACAGGCAGTGGACAGCGGCTGTGCCacctcagcagcagagccaaCTGACACCAGGACTCCCCATACCCCTGCCTTCCCTACCTGCTGGCTGCCCATGTAGGGGACGATGGCACACAGGGGCACGTATCTTGCTTTGATCTGCCATGGCATTGAGACCACCCTCTGCAGCATCTGTTGGTAGAGGGGTCTCTCCTGGTCCTGGAAGTGCTGGCATTCCAGGTGGTAGATCTCCAGGAGCAATTGGAAGGAGCTGTGTATGAACTCAGACACACCTTCCACCTGTGGGAGAAGGACAACCAACAGGGGGTTAGGGTTGGGCTCCCTCTCATGTCTTGCTGTCCTGTGGCAGGAGAAGCACCGGGACATGGCCCTTTAGAGCCTGTGTGTGACAAATGCCACGACCTCAGCAGTGtgactgccctgccctggcagctgcaAGCAAGGGAGTCTATTTGGCTGATGGAGCTGAAGCAGGCAGGGATGTGTTAtgggctgggaacagcagctgagccaggTGAAGGAAGAGCTGTTCCTGGCTGCCACATTTAGTGCCCTCTGGCACTGTGTCCTTACCGGGGTCTCTGCGTTGTTCCACAGCAGCTGGGTGACCTCCTGGAGGAGCTCAGTGTCCTGGGCCAGGATACGGGTCCCCGTCAGGTGCCAGAGAGCAGCCAGGCCCTCCCGCAGGCGCTGCAGCCACAGTGCACAGGCTGTCaaacagagctctgctgcagcctcactCCAGACCCACCTGcaccagagccagcacaggctgtggccTTAAGGACCTTGtgtgcaggggcagcagctcccccatTAGGCACACAAGACCCCAAAAGGGTAAGTGTGCATTGGGCTGGAACAGAAATTAATAGCAGTTTCGAAACCAGCTACCAAGACCCAGAAAAGCATCTTCCCTGGGAGAAGATGAAGCACACGGGGACTCCATGCATCATGAGCACAGTGAACTTTCCAAAACTCCCTTCCATGGCGGGGTCACTGTCCTCCTACCTTGGAAGCAGTAGTAGTGGCAGTCCTTCTGCTCCCTGGTCAGGGCACACACAGCAGGAAAGATCAtgtccagcagcaggcaggcctGCAGGGGCACAGCGGCTCAGGGAGAGGGCAGGCACAGAATTTCCAGGGAGAAAACCCTGCCGTgagacaggcaaggggagtGCTGCCTGGTTCTCCTGCTCTTACAGAGTgcacctctgctccctgccagaAGTCCTCAGCTCATGAGGACTTGGGAGAGACTAGAGCTGGGCAGAGACgaggctgtgctctgcagggacagccccaagTTCATGCCATGGGAACACAGGGTGAACACTGCTTTGCTTGTGTAGGGGCTTTTGGCAGCACTTTGTTTCCCAGCCCCCCGGGAAAGAGAAATCCCTGCTGGGATGTCTTCGGAAAAACCTTCTTGGCTAACTGGCTGTGCTCAGCGGGACgcatggagctgctggtgtgGAGGGGTGCAGCCTGGCTTCATCCCCCAAGGACCAGCAGGTGCCACAAGCATCTGCCAGCCCTCTCCAAGGGCTCCCTCAAGCCCTGTCTACCAGGTTTGAGTTCTCCTACCTTGTGGGGGACGCCCTCCAGCTGGCAGCTGAGGATGTCCATCTTGCAGCACGTCAGCAAGCCTCTGGTAAGCACCAGCTTCTGCAGCCCGTCTGGTTCCAGGACAGGGGGCACTTCCACCACCAGCTCCCCAAACTTCAGCTCCCCAGTGCCTGCTGGAAAATGGCTACACTGGATGGAAGGAAGGTGACAAACCCAAATGCTGCTCTGAGACCAACTGCCATGGCTCATTCCAGAACATCCATGGGAGGTCGCCAGAGACAGCTGGAGCTCCCAGACCCCGAGagacaggcacagcagcagagtcCAGCTTGGTACCAGCCTCTGTCCCCTCACACCCAAACACGTCTGTCACCCTTTGCCAGAGGCCTTCCTCAGCTCAGGATGGAGCACGCACCTCGGCTGGGGAGCTGGAACAGCGTCAGCACAGCACTGGCCCCGTACTGGGGCTCGGGGGCTGTGTTCACCAAcatgctcagggctgtgcctgccAGCAGCCTCGTGTCCTTGTTCAGGGCCTGGACTCGCAGGGAGGCAAAGGCACAACTCAAAACATCATTTGAGCCCCAACCACATTTAACTGCCCCTGCAAACAGCTACATGGGGTTTCTCAGACATGCCAGACACTGGGCTGTCTCTGCAGGCTTGCCTTGGGGAGGGGAATGGGGAAAGCACCTGGGAAggacagcactgctctgctccttgggacaggcagctccatccctcccagGGCTGTACGCACCTTCCCCCAcgccacctccagcagcagtcCCAAGAGGCTCTGCAGGGTCTCGCTCCTTCCCGATGTGCTCCACACCAGGGGGGCCACGTCCTTTGGCAGCACCTGGAAAACCTGGAGGCAggcctggaggagcaggaggtggtgCCACAGGGATGATCAGTATTCCTTACCTCTGAAAAAGCAGCAATGCCCCAGGAATAGCCATTCAAAGCAGTTACATCTCTCTGGACATTGCTGCcggtgcccagcctgtccttgcAGGTACTGATCCTTCCCCTGCTGCGCAGTCTGGCTCTTACCTTGATGACCAGGTAGCCCCACGTGCTGCCAGGTGTGGGCTGGCCCTGCAGCACCTGGTGCAGGGTGCTGGCCAGGCGCTGCAGCAGCGGGGCCAGGTTCTGCCGCCAGTGCTGCCggcccaggctgctctcctccaggAACATGGACACTGTGGGCAAGGGGACAGCAtcagcccccagccctcctgctcccagttCAGCCAGGGGCGTTGGTAAGTGAGGTAAGAACGGGGCTTGCAGGGGATGCTTTGGCTTGTCTGGTTTCCAGCTGTGAGTGGGCAGagctggatgctgctgggacCTCTGCAGAGGTCACACGGATCTGGCtgatccctgctcccctcccgtGAGCACAGAGGACCCAGTTTGGGTTGGCAGGAAATGTTCTGTGCACTGGTGGTGTGAGCTCGGAGAAAACCCCAGAAGGTGAAGAACAGAGGCTGACCTGACTGAAGGTCCTCAGGAGAcagcacctgcagggacagaaggATAGTTTGTCCTGTGTGACAAAATGCTGGGCCTCAGTATcttgggcaggagggctctgccaGTGCTAGAAGCTGCCTCAGGGATGGGCAAAGGGCTGGTGTGAAAGGCAGCCACATGTTGCCAGCTGCAAGCAAGGGCAAATCCCCAGAATCATGGGAAGTGAAGTGAAGGACTGGAGGCAGCCCAAACCAGGAGGTCCCCGTGACACACAGTCTCCAGACAAGTCCCCATGAAAGCCAGTGACACTGCACAGCCAGGGTTctctcacctctccctgcagTGCCAAGCCAGCCAGCAGCGTGTCCACCTCCTGGGCCAACAGGGCTTCCTtccccactgccagctgggTCACCATCTGCCAAGAGACTCCCCAAGTAAGCTGCTCTGCCCAGACCCCTGGGAGACACCAGCTGCCAAGTGTTACTGGGGGAGCCTGCACCACCTCTGAGCCCTTTTGCTGATAAGTATGCCAGAAAGCTCCAGAGCTGTTCCATGAGGGGGCAAAGCCAGCCCATCAATTGCCTTACAGACCTGTTCCAGTTtctggaaggagctgcagctgctggttgCCTCCATCTGGAAAGCCAGGACACAGCGGAGCAGGGGTCGTGCCTCTGCCTCACCCAGCGCCTGCAGACCCTCGCTCAGCACCCGTGTCAGCTGGAGAGCCTCCTCCAGGTGCTTCTCTTTGCATCTCTTGGCAGTACTCCTGGAGCACGACAAGGATAGGGGTGAGGATACCCTGGCTCGGTGAAGTTTGTAGTGGGGGTATACCCCGACTCAGTGGGACCTGGGACTGGGGTGCTCCAGCCTGCGGtgctcccctctcccagctgcactCAGCATTGCACTGGAGCGAGGACGGAGGGACGGCGGCCGGGGTGGGGTCGGGGGGGAGCTACACGAAATCCTCAAAGCTCAGCGCAGCGCAAACCCTTGGTGGGCAGAAGGGCACGAAAATCCTcaaccctgcagccctgctgctgctgagcagctggaaGGGAATGGGGGGCACGTGAGCGTGGCTCGAACCCCTCGCTGGGTGTCCATCGATCTTCCCACGCTCCCTCCCTTCTGCCCTCCCGACCGTGCAGGATGCACGGCCGCTACACACCGGGGGTTTCCCGATGCAGCCGCCACCGGGGGATACCGGGAGCTCCCTCCCCGGGGCCCCGCTCTCTTACCCCGCGAAGTGCCGCAGGCAGCGTAGGCAGGAGAGCACCGTGGGGGCGAGGCCCCGTGTGCCGTAGAAGGCGGCGCAGGCCCGCGCCTCCCGCTCGGCGCCCATGGCGGCAGCACCATAGAGCCGGGCCCGCTGCGGCGCTCGGCGGCGCCCCCTGGCGCTGGCCCCTAACAGCACCGCCCGCCGCGGCGCCGCCCGGGACCCGCGGTCCGTCCGTCCGTCCTTCCTTCACCCGGCAGGGACCCGCggtccttccctccttcctcccttccttcacCCGCCCGGGAGCCGCGGTCCTTCCTTCTCCCGCGCCGGCTGCAAGGCAGAAGTTAAAAAGCATCATCATGCCAAACTGTTTCCATAGTTGGGGAAAAGTGAGATAACACAGAACTTCTGAAAACCGGGTGCTGCCTGCCGAGCGCAGAGGGATTTGGACAGCATGAGGAGGGTAAGATCTCTGAAATGCCCACTGGAATGCTTCAGGGTGAAGCACTTGTGTGATTCCATCGTGGTTCCTTGCGTAAGAGGAGGTTTGGTACCCCACAGTCCTGCTCCACCATCTGTGATAGCCAGCACCACTATTGGTAGCATCCCTTCTAGTAGTATCACTAATTGCACTACTACCCAGTGGAGAGATTCCACTTCTTCCTATGGAATGAAATGGCCTTTGAGGAGAAAGACAGGTTTATTGTAATTATCATCAAATCAAAATGAGTTTATTAGAGCTCTTAATCGTAGTTGGCACAGGGTTGAACAATTTTAATTGGCACAATTTAAAGATTGTCTTTAAAGGCCCCTTTCAATCCAAACCATCCAATGATTTTACGAGTTCTGGTTTTTTATTAAACATAGTTTTAACACTTGAGTAGCACATCCCACTGAATTTCAGCTACACAGAAAATGCTTCTTGTTTTTGATCTTGAAGGATTATTTTTACCCTGGGTTCTTTCTCACAGTGGTTCTGGAGTGAGTGATGGGCATCTGCTGCTTGGGTGAGTCATGGCACGGGCAGcccaggaaaacacagctggcATGCACCAGTGGCTCCACTGGGTGGCCAGGAGGGCACCGAGATGTGGATCCCGGGCTGAGCACTTCCCCTGGGGACGGAAAGCCCCCAGACTGTAGTTTTTGGCAACATTTGTCAGCAGCCTCCATCTCTGTTCTGCTTTAGAAATCAGCCTGGAAGCTCAAATTCAGCCAGGGGTCCAGGTTTGCCCTGACTGCTGTCAATACCAATGAGAGAAAGAGCCCAGGACTTGTCCCAGGTAAGGCAGAGGAGTGCAGGAGGATGGTTACATCCCTCAGATCTGATCCTCCTTTTCCTTAGCATCACAGCCACCCTGCACTGGTGACAGGGAGTGGGGAGAAGCACTGCCAAACGAGAGCTCCCACAGGTGCCAGCATacaggcaggggcagggcagaggaggaTGCTGCCATGCTGTAGGGTTTCCAGTGTTCCTGTTCCCATCACCTTGTGCTGCCTGCCAAAGggaggggcagaggagggaaagggggattttttcttgtttcaccATAGGAAGGATTTTCAAACCCTATAAATTCACTTTTGACAAGTGAACAGCTAAAGCAGATTAACCTTTTTGCTAATCCTCTATAATGGCTTTGGAATCTCCTTAACCAATAAGAAAATTATAAGaacctgtttcttttctttttatctatatctatattGTCCTCTCTTGTCtgcatgttttttctttcttgttttattttcctttccttttctaataTGAAATAGCCCAGCGATCCTATCTCCCAGAGGCTCAGTAAACAGTACATCAGAAATCCCTTTCCTTTATTCCTCTCTGGTAACAGGGTGCAGAGAAGTGTCTGCCGATTGGGATTTGATTACCAGCAGCTATCAAAAGTCTCTTTGTACAATCTGGGTCCTAAATCCCATAATTCTTTGATAAAAGAAGTATTACCAGTCCATTTTCTGTAGTGAAAGGCATGGGAGGAATGAAAGAAAGCAATCAGTGGAGATCCTAATAGGCTAAGTGCATGTGTGGTGGGAagacagggctgggacaggatgCCTAGGGAAAGGCATCCTTTgtttgggatggggaaggagaaTTAATCCTCTTCAGGCATATGAGCAGAGCTGGTCAGATCCTGCACCTGCCCATGGCACCTCCCAGCTCACCAGCCCTATGGCCCCTCTGACCAGCACAGGGTGGGGAGCAGAACCTGGCCCCACATCCACCCCTTGTGTTTGGGTACATGCATAAAAGCTGGGAGTAGTTTTCAGTGATCTCTGGAATTAGGGCATCCCCAGTGCCTCTCTGGAGCACTGACACTTCGGCAGGGCAGCAGTGAACATGTCCAGACTGAGCAGCTACAAAGGTGTCTTCATCTCAAAGGGTAAAGATTCGCAGAGCTCAGTTATAATCCAAGTTATACCATTGGAACAGCTGAAGGAGAGGCAAATAAAgggatggaaagaaaaacagcagtttGGTTTTAGGTGAGTCACAAGTAGAACAGCTATGGGGCATCTCTTCCCAGCACTGAGGGACCTGCAGGTGAGGAAGGGCAGGCAGTGAGCTGGGATgagaagagaggaagggagCTGAGAGAGGCTCTCCTGGGGACTGGCTGTAAGTTTTGCAGGATGCTGGAGGCATTGCTGGGCTGTCCAGCATGAGGATCTTTGGTGTGCACTGGTTTCACAGCACCCACCTGTGCGTCTCCTTGGTGTACCATGAGTGGGACTGCAAGGAAACACCAGGTGTGAGTGCTCCCCACGTGAGCTCCTGAGGCCTCGCTTCTCACCTTGGCTTAAACCACACTGAGAGCGAGGGAACTTGGATTTAAACTTtgctgagcaacctgatctcaACCACACCTTCTCTATTTTATTCCCAGCTATTCCTGTCAATGGAAAACACAGGATCCAAGATGCTCTCTCTTCTTCTGTGGGTCACAGCTGCCAGGCCTTGCTGTTTGCCCTTGGGAGGGGCAGAACCAGGCATCCCTTCCTGTCCTGAATCTTGGCCATGGCCTCTCCCCAGTTTCTttggctgggcaggagccaggAACTGAACGGACTTTGGGAaagcctggctgtggcactgaATCCACACTCCTGCCTGGATGGCTGTGGGACCTCACTGAGAGCACatagaggcagcagcagcaacaatcctcccctttccttccccacaCAGAGCATGGCTCAGCTGCATGGGAGGTGGTTACATGCCACTAAGCTgtggtgcagagctgctgcaagcaGCTCGTAATCTAATTTATTAAGGGCTTTGAATCCTTACAAAGAGTATGTTGGATACATGCAAAGCATCTGCATTATTACAGTGATTAGGGCAGCAAAgatggggaaaaggggaaggagggaaaatacaatttctctgctttcagcagaaaataaatcaacTTTCACAGAGAATTCTGGCAAAGCCAAAGGCTGTGCTGTCattaaaaatgattttttattaAGCTGAACTCTCTCTTCTCTCATATTGTATGATATGACAGCTCTCTTTTGATGGGAAGGCTTTCATTTGGCCAGAGAAAGGGATAATTTGCTTCTTTTAAGGAGTTAATCCTCTGGTCCATTTCCGGGCTGGGAACAGCTATCCTCCCCCTTCCTTGGATAGGAGGCTGCAGCACAATGGAGATCATAACCACCTCAAATCTACACCCAAGATGGAGAAATCAGATTTCCTTCTCCAGTCATTTTTGTGGGATTAGCTAAATCTTAGATCCACGCTAACCCTTCACAAAGCTGCCAAGATTAgttagaatttattttatttgcaggGGGGTTTAcggttttctttccaaagggattatatctctctctctctatatatatatatttagagtGGCTTCAGTCATAACGCAGCTAGgtcagagggaggaaaagagtgtgtgtgtataaaataaaaactcagctGCAAGAATGACAGTCACTTGAAACGCCAAGACAAAGCTGTGGTTCTGGATGGCTTTGCCAGCCCATTTTAAAAGCCACATAAGCTGTCCTTTCCCTAGCAAAACCCCCCTAGGGAGCCAGTGAAGGGAGGGCAAAGCCCCCCAGTTGGGCTGCCTGTTTCCCcagccgctgctgctgctggcacaggatgTCTTCagaggcagtgccaggggctgaCGCCGGCAGGAGAGGCCTGAAGAAGCCACGTCCGTTCAGCATCGAGGACATCCTCTCCAGCCCCGCGGAGAGGAGCCCCCAGGTCTTGGTGCCGCTGTGCCTCCGGAGCATCTTGGACTGCACACCCAAGCGGCTCTGTGAGCTGGAGACCatcccagccagctccctgcaggaggaggaggaggaggaagaggaggaagagctggaaggggcaggctgcagctgctgctgttgttctcACACGAGTGCCCGTTCCCCGCAGGACCTGCCGGCTTGGCTGGGTGAGTGTTGGGTTTGGTTCAGGTGTGGGGCTCGCAGGGGGGCTGGTGCcagtgctgtgggcaggggaaAACCTGGGTGTTAAGTGGCAATATGGCCCGGTGGTCTTGGGCCTGAGGCCCAGCAATCCGAGCTGTTCTCAGCAGGGTTCCTAAGAGTGGGCACTTCCACCTGAAATGCTGCCAGGGTTTGAAAAGCAGAGGGTGCTATTACTGGATATTACTGGTTAGTGTGAAACTCTTGAGAGAATGATGTTTATAGGGGTGCAAGTTCTCTGTGGAATGTGGGGCCCATGGCCACGCTGCCcatgtgcagagctgtgcctgtgcttcCTCACAACATCAGCCCTGGGGAACCTCACTTATCCTGTAAGGAAAAGAGTTTTGGCTACATCAAGCAAAATTActgtggaaaataaatgtaGTAAACCCTTAAAAATACAGTTCAAGAGCATCTTGAAAGTTCAGAATTCCCTTGTGTCAGGGCTGAAACACAGATCTTTGCTGGGCTGTGAGTTTGCAGTTATTTTCTGGAGCTGACCACAGTGCAACTGGTAAGTGAGCAAAGAAAACCCAGCCAGTGCTCACCACCTGCATCCTTCTCCATGTCGTGCCCTAAACTCTTCTCCCACTTGCATAGTGACCACTCAGCTTGCCACCCACTCCAGGTGACTGGCTGCCTCCTTCCAAGCAGTATCAGGATTGGAATGGGTGCCTGGGCTGCCTTGAGCACGGCGAGTGTTTGAGCCCCACACCTCTAACGccgctgctgtccctgtcccctcgcAGATGCCCGCTTCCCCTGGCCCATGCGGCTCTTCCACCCGGCAGTCAGGGTCTGTAGGAGctcccaggagaagccaagcGAGCTGCAGACCTTCCAGCAGATCCAGCGCCGCACGCGCCGGCACCGCACCATATTCACCGAGGACCAGCTGCAGGCCCTGGAGACGCTTTTCCACCAGAACCAGTACCCGGACGTGGTCACCCGCGAGCACCTGGCAAACCGCATTCAGCTGAAGGAGGAGCGGGTGGAGGTGAGATTCTGCCACTTGCTGAGGGCAGAATTCTTGTGTTCCTGCAGTCCCCCAGGAACACACACTGGGGCAttgtgctgtcttttttttggggggtctgCAGACCCACGGCCTCATTTTAAAATCCATCTTGTGCATTTGACAAAAGAGAGTTTAAGTCTGGTGAGCAATGGAAGAATATAAACCATTTCAGCTGGGCTAATTTGTACTGGCATCCAGTCCCACAGACTCACATGATGCCTCTCTCCCAGAATCACGTGTCGCACACAAACATGCCCAGTTCTGCTGCTCATCC
The nucleotide sequence above comes from Vidua macroura isolate BioBank_ID:100142 chromosome 18, ASM2450914v1, whole genome shotgun sequence. Encoded proteins:
- the GSC2 gene encoding homeobox protein goosecoid-2, which translates into the protein MSSEAVPGADAGRRGLKKPRPFSIEDILSSPAERSPQVLVPLCLRSILDCTPKRLCELETIPASSLQEEEEEEEEEELEGAGCSCCCCSHTSARSPQDLPAWLDARFPWPMRLFHPAVRVCRSSQEKPSELQTFQQIQRRTRRHRTIFTEDQLQALETLFHQNQYPDVVTREHLANRIQLKEERVEVWFKNRRAKWRHQKRATASALSLQPKQPPKESC